In Actinomadura citrea, a single window of DNA contains:
- a CDS encoding trypsin-like serine peptidase, translated as MRKECFVRKYLDIGAALVLAPVLATGVGAVGVPSAKADGVPTAPSLRAGAPHRVLPRSPSRPLDTARLAAGINPTVGRLEYDNPDTPGKVGVCAAAAVRSNNRNLIVTAGHCMSKGGANLKYKNVKFWPGATQSDPAPFGVFEAFRSNAVRAWGVEGDERYDFGFVNLKPNYKGQRLGDVVGENGLSVNESYVAQRTVISYPVPLRIQKECFGETRPFLPAPESRVRINCDFPKGSSGGPWLKDYDASTRLGLINGVISHVARDASFNLSPYFDDAIWEQYQRSATY; from the coding sequence ATGAGAAAAGAATGCTTCGTCCGTAAATATCTCGATATAGGGGCGGCGCTGGTGCTCGCTCCCGTGCTCGCCACGGGGGTCGGGGCCGTCGGCGTCCCGTCCGCGAAGGCGGACGGGGTGCCGACCGCGCCCTCGCTCCGTGCAGGCGCACCCCACCGGGTGCTCCCGCGCAGCCCCAGCCGACCGCTGGACACCGCCCGTCTCGCGGCGGGCATCAATCCCACCGTGGGACGCCTGGAATACGACAATCCCGACACCCCCGGCAAAGTCGGCGTCTGCGCGGCGGCAGCCGTGAGAAGCAACAACAGGAACCTGATCGTCACCGCCGGCCACTGCATGTCCAAGGGCGGCGCGAACTTGAAGTACAAAAACGTCAAATTCTGGCCTGGCGCCACACAGAGCGACCCTGCGCCGTTCGGCGTCTTCGAAGCCTTCAGATCCAATGCCGTCCGGGCGTGGGGCGTCGAGGGAGACGAGCGCTACGACTTCGGCTTCGTGAATCTGAAGCCGAATTACAAGGGCCAACGGCTCGGCGACGTGGTCGGCGAGAACGGTCTTTCCGTCAACGAGTCCTACGTGGCTCAGCGGACCGTCATCTCCTACCCGGTTCCGCTGCGCATTCAGAAGGAGTGCTTCGGAGAGACGCGGCCCTTCCTGCCGGCGCCCGAGAGCAGGGTCAGGATCAACTGCGACTTCCCCAAGGGAAGCAGCGGCGGCCCGTGGCTGAAGGACTACGACGCGAGCACGCGCCTGGGCCTCATCAACGGCGTCATCAGCCACGTCGCCCGGGATGCCAGCTTCAATCTTTCCCCCTACTTCGACGACGCGATCTGGGAGCAGTATCAGCGCTCCGCCACCTACTGA
- the galE gene encoding UDP-glucose 4-epimerase GalE, whose protein sequence is MKVLITGGAGFIGSTIASAFAERGDTPVVLDSLITGRRDFAAGKVFYQGDIGDGDLVDEIFRDHPDIALTVHCAALIVVPDSMTDPLRYYRVNLSKTLDLAGHLVRNGCDRMIFASTAGMYRPEADLSVTETSELEPQNPYTRSKMMAELLLQDFCKAYGLRVISLRYLNPIGADPRLRTGLQNSKPTHALGKMIECYSLGVPFKITGVDWETRDGTAIRDYIHVWDIARAFHEAGARFDSIIPPAGDHARYEVINLGSGDGTTVRELVAAFREVVGDSFLAEDAPARPGDVVGAYVDPAKAWELLAWKPEYTIEDAIRHSLQWADRRRRSDVA, encoded by the coding sequence ATGAAAGTGCTGATCACAGGGGGAGCCGGCTTCATCGGCAGCACGATCGCCTCCGCCTTCGCCGAGCGCGGGGACACCCCCGTGGTGCTCGACAGCCTCATCACCGGACGGCGGGACTTCGCCGCCGGCAAGGTCTTCTACCAGGGCGACATCGGGGACGGGGACCTGGTCGACGAGATCTTCCGCGACCACCCCGACATCGCCCTGACCGTGCACTGCGCCGCGCTGATCGTGGTGCCCGACTCGATGACGGACCCGCTGCGCTACTACCGGGTCAACCTGTCCAAGACCCTCGATCTCGCCGGCCACCTGGTCCGCAACGGCTGCGATCGGATGATCTTCGCGTCCACCGCGGGGATGTACCGGCCCGAGGCCGACCTGTCGGTGACCGAGACGTCCGAGCTCGAACCGCAGAACCCCTACACCCGCTCGAAGATGATGGCGGAGCTGCTCCTGCAGGACTTCTGCAAGGCCTACGGGCTGCGCGTCATCTCGCTGCGGTACCTCAACCCGATCGGCGCCGACCCGCGGCTCCGCACCGGCCTGCAGAACAGCAAGCCCACCCACGCCCTCGGCAAGATGATCGAGTGCTACTCGCTGGGCGTCCCCTTCAAGATCACCGGGGTGGACTGGGAGACCCGCGACGGCACCGCGATCCGCGACTACATCCACGTCTGGGACATCGCGCGCGCCTTCCACGAGGCCGGGGCCCGCTTCGACTCGATCATCCCGCCGGCCGGCGACCACGCCCGCTATGAGGTGATCAACCTCGGCAGCGGCGACGGCACCACCGTCCGCGAGCTCGTCGCCGCCTTCCGCGAGGTCGTCGGCGACTCCTTCCTGGCCGAGGACGCCCCCGCCCGCCCCGGCGACGTCGTCGGCGCCTACGTCGACCCGGCCAAGGCATGGGAACTGCTCGCCTGGAAGCCCGAGTACACCATCGAGGACGCCATCCGCCACTCACTCCAGTGGGCCGACCGCCGCAGGAGATCGGACGTAGCCTGA
- a CDS encoding response regulator, protein MEPIRVLIVDDHALFAEALAARLGREPDLVILPIAADVRRALALTAAERPRVLVLDLTLDTESGLDVLERVRKRYPHVRVVMLTAMSDVDAMVRAVRTGAVGWVEKTESADLVARVIRSAARQGGWIPPDVLGEVLRRLTQGGGGGRIAELTPREREVLQCMVDGLGRAEIAERLGLSANTVRTHTQNLLAKLDLHSALEAITLAMRAGMRPTSDDY, encoded by the coding sequence ATGGAACCGATCCGTGTCCTCATCGTGGACGATCACGCGCTCTTCGCCGAGGCACTCGCGGCACGGCTGGGGCGCGAGCCCGATCTGGTGATCCTCCCGATCGCCGCCGACGTGCGGCGCGCACTGGCGCTGACCGCCGCCGAGCGCCCGCGGGTGCTCGTCCTCGACCTGACGCTGGACACCGAGAGCGGGTTGGACGTCCTGGAGCGGGTCCGCAAGCGGTACCCCCACGTCCGGGTCGTCATGCTGACCGCGATGAGCGACGTGGACGCGATGGTGCGGGCGGTCCGGACCGGTGCCGTGGGCTGGGTGGAGAAGACCGAGAGCGCCGACCTCGTCGCCCGGGTGATCCGGTCCGCGGCGCGGCAGGGCGGCTGGATCCCCCCGGACGTGCTCGGCGAGGTGCTGCGGAGGCTGACGCAGGGCGGCGGCGGCGGGCGGATCGCCGAGCTGACGCCGCGGGAGCGCGAGGTCCTGCAGTGCATGGTGGACGGTCTCGGCCGCGCGGAGATCGCCGAGCGGCTGGGCCTGTCGGCGAACACCGTCCGCACCCACACGCAGAACCTGCTGGCCAAGCTCGACCTGCACTCCGCCCTTGAGGCGATCACCCTCGCGATGCGCGCCGGCATGCGGCCCACCTCGGACGACTACTGA
- a CDS encoding DegT/DnrJ/EryC1/StrS family aminotransferase: MSSSVPFTVPSVSGEVADAVVKVLDSGWITTGPQTAAFEQEFADHLGAAHVVAVSSCTAALELCLRALDLPPGSAVLTPSLTFCGAINAILHAGHRPMLVDIDEDTLVPSPGTVGAAAGRTVPAAMIVQNQGGYPVDVAALAAAAGLDRTKVVEDAAHGPGAGRGGRPVGSESFAACFSFYATKNMPIGEGGAVASSDGEFADRVRAMRMHGMSKDSWKRYLPGGSWRYDVKTVGLKANMTDVQAAIGRAQLAALPGWQRDRVEIAARYDAALGALPGLVLPQRNLDGIGHAWHLYQVRVPDRDAISAELEAAGVATSVHFIPANQMTAYQRILGTEECGRVPVTDRVGEELLSLPLYPGLSADGVERVVAALSAALRNRS, encoded by the coding sequence ATGAGTTCGTCCGTTCCGTTCACGGTTCCGTCGGTGTCGGGTGAGGTGGCCGACGCCGTCGTCAAGGTGCTCGACTCGGGCTGGATCACGACGGGGCCGCAGACGGCCGCGTTCGAGCAGGAGTTCGCCGACCACCTGGGGGCCGCGCACGTCGTCGCGGTCTCCTCGTGCACGGCCGCGCTGGAGCTTTGCCTGCGCGCACTGGACCTCCCCCCGGGTTCGGCGGTGCTGACGCCGAGCCTGACGTTCTGCGGTGCGATCAACGCGATCCTGCACGCGGGGCACCGGCCCATGCTGGTCGACATCGACGAGGACACGCTGGTCCCGAGCCCCGGGACGGTCGGGGCGGCGGCCGGCCGCACCGTTCCCGCGGCGATGATCGTTCAGAACCAGGGCGGCTACCCGGTGGACGTCGCGGCGCTCGCCGCGGCGGCGGGCCTCGACCGGACGAAGGTCGTCGAGGACGCGGCCCACGGCCCCGGCGCCGGACGCGGCGGCAGACCGGTCGGGTCGGAGTCGTTCGCGGCGTGCTTCTCCTTCTACGCCACCAAGAACATGCCGATCGGCGAGGGCGGCGCGGTGGCGTCCAGCGACGGGGAGTTCGCCGACCGGGTCCGCGCGATGCGGATGCACGGGATGAGCAAGGACTCGTGGAAGCGGTACCTGCCCGGCGGCAGCTGGCGGTACGACGTGAAGACGGTAGGGCTGAAGGCCAACATGACCGACGTCCAGGCGGCGATCGGGCGGGCGCAGCTCGCGGCGCTGCCGGGCTGGCAGCGGGACCGCGTCGAGATCGCGGCACGCTACGACGCCGCGCTCGGGGCCCTGCCCGGCCTCGTCCTGCCCCAGCGGAACCTGGACGGCATCGGGCACGCCTGGCACCTCTACCAGGTCCGGGTGCCGGACCGGGACGCGATCAGCGCGGAGCTGGAGGCGGCGGGCGTCGCGACGTCCGTGCACTTCATCCCGGCGAACCAGATGACGGCCTACCAGCGGATCCTGGGCACTGAAGAATGCGGGCGCGTGCCGGTGACCGACCGGGTCGGCGAGGAGCTGCTGTCGCTGCCGCTCTATCCGGGGCTGTCGGCCGACGGCGTCGAACGCGTCGTCGCCGCCCTCTCCGCGGCGCTGCGGAACCGGAGCTGA
- a CDS encoding glycosyltransferase gives MSTPRKLRVATVITRFNGGAGQVALNGALALPDGGYERTIVTGGVGMDSTASSTGNGVLCGDEAVANAAAGDLTRQAHAAGMEIVQVGPLVPQVSPRDDLAALRTLTRVLAEGRYDVVHTHSAKGGVLGRIAAARAGVPRIVHTWHGFPFNEFQSRARRHLYIGLERIAARRTDAFLAIGSETVTTALRLGLTTPERVRLSWPAVDVDAYATAPGSRAQARRRLGLPLGVKVVGSVGRLTFQKGPEIFARAIARLPDDVFGLWVGGGPMADEVDGLTARLGIGERMRWLGHRGDVADVLPAFDVMAMASRWEGLPCVLVEAIGAGIPLVATAVPSNQDLVLAGETGMLVPPEEPDGLAAAVSALLNDPSAAARMAERARARVGAWFSPGYLGTVLDETYRGDSSRP, from the coding sequence GTGAGCACCCCACGCAAGCTCAGAGTCGCCACGGTGATCACCCGGTTCAACGGGGGCGCCGGCCAGGTCGCGCTGAACGGCGCGCTGGCGCTGCCGGACGGCGGCTACGAGCGCACGATCGTCACCGGCGGCGTCGGCATGGACAGCACGGCCTCCTCCACCGGCAACGGCGTCCTCTGCGGGGACGAGGCCGTCGCCAACGCCGCCGCCGGTGACCTCACCCGGCAGGCCCACGCGGCCGGAATGGAGATCGTCCAGGTGGGGCCGCTGGTGCCGCAGGTGTCGCCGCGCGACGACCTCGCCGCGCTGCGGACGCTGACCCGGGTCCTGGCGGAGGGACGGTACGACGTCGTCCACACCCACAGCGCGAAGGGCGGCGTGCTCGGACGGATCGCGGCGGCCCGCGCGGGCGTCCCCCGCATCGTCCACACCTGGCACGGATTCCCGTTCAACGAGTTCCAGTCACGGGCGCGGCGACACCTCTACATAGGCCTCGAACGGATCGCGGCCAGGCGCACCGACGCGTTCCTCGCGATCGGGTCGGAGACGGTGACGACGGCGCTGCGGCTCGGGCTGACCACGCCGGAGCGGGTCCGGCTGTCCTGGCCGGCCGTGGACGTGGACGCCTACGCGACCGCGCCCGGCTCCCGCGCGCAGGCCCGCCGCCGCCTCGGCCTGCCGCTCGGCGTGAAGGTCGTCGGGTCGGTCGGGCGGCTGACGTTCCAGAAGGGGCCGGAGATCTTCGCGAGGGCGATCGCCCGGCTGCCGGACGACGTGTTCGGCCTGTGGGTCGGCGGCGGCCCGATGGCGGACGAGGTGGACGGGCTCACCGCCAGGCTCGGCATCGGCGAGCGGATGCGCTGGCTCGGGCACCGCGGGGACGTCGCCGACGTGCTGCCCGCCTTCGACGTGATGGCGATGGCGAGCCGCTGGGAGGGGCTCCCCTGCGTGCTGGTCGAGGCGATCGGGGCGGGGATCCCGCTGGTCGCGACGGCCGTCCCGTCCAACCAGGACCTCGTGCTCGCCGGGGAGACCGGCATGCTCGTCCCGCCCGAGGAGCCGGACGGGCTCGCCGCCGCGGTGTCGGCGCTGCTGAACGACCCGTCCGCCGCCGCGCGGATGGCGGAGCGGGCCCGGGCCCGGGTCGGCGCATGGTTCTCGCCCGGGTACCTCGGGACCGTCCTGGACGAGACCTACCGAGGCGACTCCAGCCGCCCATGA
- a CDS encoding O-antigen ligase family protein has translation MTTVIEAPPAAPPPLRRRPRPAAVVLVAGIASLPMLMPAGLAPGPGNTGLPDLALVGLIATTLVWAGTRGLPVRWPFLVPTLMTIIAGGIAAIVNEAGALTLIKDMFVLLWAVGIANLGRDPALLRVALRAFVRIGTCYAAVMIVGFVLGIEALSGKQIDGERAMFTFGDANYASNWFICVFFVARATRHPEARGKRWAVCGILLAAELLTGSNGGLLALSVGVLLGHLFRLFREGRAHHAIAVGLFAVFVGGTGVAVVTQVDIQPFLDQASQASPILRDSIGRTTGESTNSRGTVLSTTLQMTGDQTHPWGIGPGQTERQMLVRQETYVREAHNDYVAAVLERGFLGGVALVVLVFVLLLKCVRIARRNALTGEYARLVPHPELFGALVAVFLVSGLFYETLHYRHGWAIFGLIAALELFGRGGDSRIRRRVRPQATTSAVPSAVRRPLAKRNGAAVIAPPSGAGPPEPGAEGRTRSARRRLLALVAGNVAGRVGALASLGVATILVARIGGPELVGAFTLVRILPGLLCQLSSAGLPGAAPFFLARSDYDQSRVRPTLAWLTVIGATVSAVGWLALSPLVYLVFFKSFGLWVAVAAAAPSFTQGFVSVGKGLLQGTDDQPGASLAIAVEEFVFLPIYLMLLTGWYGPGALISGLVLADVAAAAWIARRLARRGFFAGWGRPDRRLGRSIAGYGLRGYLGQLIDLLQLRFDMALLGALAGPKVLGVYTVASKFAELVQLPGLAVNYILYPDFAKDDRDTATRRTSRLILPALGVSALAALPLALIAGTALPWIFGDVFDDAVVPTYIRLAGVVTFGVTGLIMAYLYGVGRPGAASAGQGIGLAVVVVLGAVLIPAHGAIGAAVATSVSFVATTAALLVWFRRAGKTVPVTPAPEDKG, from the coding sequence ATGACCACGGTGATCGAGGCCCCGCCCGCCGCGCCGCCGCCGCTGAGGCGCCGCCCGAGGCCGGCGGCCGTCGTGCTGGTCGCGGGCATCGCCTCGCTGCCGATGCTGATGCCGGCCGGCCTCGCGCCGGGCCCCGGCAACACCGGGCTGCCCGACCTCGCGCTGGTCGGCCTCATCGCGACGACGCTGGTGTGGGCGGGCACCCGCGGGCTCCCGGTCCGGTGGCCGTTCCTCGTCCCGACCCTGATGACGATCATCGCGGGCGGGATCGCCGCCATCGTCAACGAGGCCGGCGCGCTGACCCTGATCAAGGACATGTTCGTGCTGCTGTGGGCGGTGGGGATCGCCAACCTCGGCCGCGACCCGGCGCTGCTGAGGGTCGCGCTCCGCGCGTTCGTCCGGATCGGGACGTGCTACGCCGCCGTCATGATCGTCGGCTTCGTGCTCGGCATCGAGGCGCTGTCCGGCAAGCAGATCGACGGCGAGCGCGCGATGTTCACGTTCGGCGACGCGAACTACGCGTCCAACTGGTTCATCTGCGTCTTCTTCGTCGCCCGCGCGACCCGTCACCCGGAGGCCCGGGGGAAGCGGTGGGCGGTCTGCGGGATCCTGCTCGCGGCCGAGCTCCTCACCGGCTCGAACGGCGGTCTGCTCGCGCTCTCCGTCGGGGTCCTGCTCGGCCACCTGTTCCGGCTGTTCCGCGAGGGCAGGGCGCACCACGCGATCGCCGTCGGCCTGTTCGCCGTGTTCGTGGGCGGGACCGGCGTCGCGGTCGTCACCCAGGTGGACATCCAGCCGTTCCTGGACCAGGCGAGCCAGGCGTCTCCGATCCTGCGCGACTCCATCGGGCGGACGACCGGGGAGAGCACGAACTCGCGCGGCACGGTCCTCTCCACCACCCTCCAGATGACCGGCGACCAGACGCACCCGTGGGGCATCGGGCCCGGCCAGACCGAGCGGCAGATGCTGGTGCGGCAGGAGACCTACGTCCGGGAGGCGCACAACGACTACGTCGCCGCGGTCCTGGAGCGCGGTTTCCTCGGGGGCGTCGCGCTCGTCGTGCTGGTCTTCGTCCTCCTGCTGAAGTGCGTGCGGATCGCCCGCCGGAACGCGCTGACCGGCGAGTACGCGCGGCTCGTCCCGCATCCCGAACTGTTCGGCGCGCTCGTCGCCGTCTTCCTCGTCTCCGGCCTCTTCTACGAGACGCTGCACTACCGCCACGGCTGGGCGATCTTCGGCCTGATCGCCGCGCTCGAACTCTTCGGACGCGGCGGTGACTCCCGCATCCGCCGTCGCGTCCGCCCGCAGGCGACCACGTCCGCCGTTCCATCGGCCGTGCGGCGCCCCCTGGCGAAACGGAACGGCGCGGCGGTCATCGCGCCGCCCTCCGGAGCCGGCCCACCGGAGCCCGGGGCCGAGGGCAGGACGAGGAGCGCGCGGCGCAGGCTGCTGGCACTGGTCGCGGGGAACGTGGCGGGGCGGGTCGGCGCACTCGCCTCGCTCGGCGTGGCGACGATCCTGGTGGCGCGGATCGGCGGGCCCGAACTCGTCGGCGCCTTCACGCTCGTCCGGATCCTGCCGGGGCTGCTGTGCCAGCTGTCCAGCGCCGGGCTGCCGGGCGCCGCGCCGTTCTTCCTCGCCCGGAGCGACTACGACCAGAGCCGGGTGCGGCCCACGCTGGCGTGGCTGACCGTGATCGGCGCGACCGTCTCCGCCGTCGGCTGGCTGGCGCTCAGCCCGCTGGTCTACCTGGTGTTCTTCAAGTCGTTCGGACTCTGGGTCGCGGTCGCCGCCGCAGCGCCGTCCTTCACGCAGGGCTTCGTCTCGGTCGGCAAGGGCCTGCTGCAGGGGACCGACGACCAGCCCGGCGCGAGCCTCGCCATCGCCGTCGAGGAGTTCGTGTTCCTGCCGATCTACCTCATGCTCCTCACCGGCTGGTACGGGCCCGGCGCTCTGATCAGCGGTCTGGTGCTCGCCGACGTCGCCGCCGCCGCCTGGATCGCGCGGCGGCTGGCGCGGCGCGGGTTCTTCGCAGGGTGGGGACGTCCCGACCGGCGGCTCGGCAGGTCCATCGCCGGGTACGGGCTCCGCGGCTACCTCGGCCAGCTCATCGACCTCCTGCAACTGCGGTTCGACATGGCGCTGCTCGGCGCGCTGGCCGGGCCGAAGGTCCTCGGCGTGTACACGGTCGCGAGCAAGTTCGCCGAGCTCGTGCAGCTTCCAGGGCTCGCGGTCAACTACATCCTGTATCCGGACTTCGCCAAGGACGACCGGGACACCGCGACCAGGCGGACGTCCCGCCTGATCCTGCCCGCGCTCGGCGTGTCGGCCCTGGCCGCGCTGCCGCTCGCCCTCATCGCCGGGACCGCGCTGCCCTGGATCTTCGGCGACGTGTTCGACGACGCGGTCGTGCCCACCTACATCCGGCTCGCCGGCGTCGTGACGTTCGGGGTCACCGGGCTCATCATGGCCTACCTGTACGGGGTCGGACGGCCGGGCGCCGCGTCCGCGGGGCAGGGCATCGGGCTCGCGGTCGTCGTCGTCCTCGGCGCGGTCCTGATCCCCGCGCACGGCGCGATCGGCGCCGCGGTCGCCACGTCCGTCTCCTTCGTCGCCACCACGGCGGCGCTGCTGGTCTGGTTCCGGCGCGCCGGGAAGACCGTGCCCGTGACCCCCGCACCCGAAGACAAGGGGTGA
- a CDS encoding sugar transferase, with the protein MSEFASRPVDTSDGVSPSTARRVLDVVGAVAGLLLLSVPLLGIYLLVRLSSPGPGVFRQTRVGQGGRPFTMYKFRTMRQGVGGLTVTANCDPRLTRTGKILRRWSLDELPQLVNVLRGQMTLVGPRPETYDLAVHYDGRCRWIFDHRPGLTGVSEVRFRDFDVLGPGEEVDLAGYIDRIVPARVAVDAVYLRDPSMRATLGALWDTVRHILGFTIPPLRVDAAGAVHQTTVEGAREQPVRTAEEPGSAA; encoded by the coding sequence ATGTCCGAGTTCGCGAGCCGTCCCGTCGACACGTCCGACGGCGTTTCCCCGTCCACCGCGCGCCGGGTGCTGGACGTCGTAGGCGCGGTCGCCGGGCTGCTGCTCCTCAGCGTCCCGCTGTTGGGCATCTACCTGCTGGTACGGCTGTCCAGCCCGGGGCCGGGCGTGTTCCGGCAGACGCGGGTCGGGCAGGGCGGGCGGCCGTTCACCATGTACAAGTTCCGGACGATGAGGCAGGGCGTCGGCGGCCTCACCGTCACCGCCAACTGCGACCCGCGCCTGACGAGGACCGGAAAGATCCTGCGCCGGTGGTCGCTGGACGAGCTGCCCCAGCTGGTGAACGTCCTGCGCGGCCAGATGACCCTCGTCGGGCCGCGCCCGGAGACCTACGACCTCGCCGTCCACTACGACGGGCGGTGCCGCTGGATCTTCGACCACCGGCCCGGCCTGACGGGCGTGTCCGAAGTCCGGTTCCGCGACTTCGACGTGCTCGGCCCCGGCGAGGAGGTCGACCTCGCCGGCTACATCGACCGGATCGTCCCGGCGCGGGTCGCGGTCGACGCCGTCTACCTGCGGGACCCGTCGATGCGGGCCACGCTCGGCGCGCTCTGGGACACCGTCCGGCACATCCTCGGCTTCACGATCCCGCCCCTCCGGGTGGACGCCGCCGGGGCCGTCCACCAGACCACCGTCGAGGGGGCGCGGGAGCAGCCGGTGCGCACCGCCGAGGAGCCCGGCTCCGCAGCCTGA